The proteins below are encoded in one region of Argonema galeatum A003/A1:
- a CDS encoding AAA-like domain-containing protein, with protein sequence MIGSLHPQNDIPAVEDIDLPGSPISLNSRFYIDRPPCEALAYRELCNPGSLIRIRAPRKMGKSALMLRLLNQAATFGYRTVTIDFQQADTTIFESSDKFLRWLCLNVARQLKLAPNLNDYWDEDMGSKVSCTIYFEGYLLEQIRTPLVLVFNEVNLLFEYPHITQ encoded by the coding sequence ATGATAGGCAGTCTCCATCCACAAAACGACATCCCGGCTGTTGAAGACATAGACCTTCCCGGCAGCCCCATATCCCTTAATTCTAGATTTTATATCGATCGTCCTCCCTGTGAAGCTCTCGCATATAGAGAACTGTGCAATCCTGGCAGTTTAATCCGCATTCGAGCGCCCAGAAAAATGGGGAAAAGTGCCTTAATGCTGCGCCTGCTCAACCAGGCTGCTACTTTCGGCTACCGTACAGTCACAATAGATTTTCAGCAGGCTGACACCACAATTTTTGAAAGTTCGGACAAATTCTTGCGTTGGCTGTGTCTTAACGTAGCGCGGCAGTTAAAACTGGCTCCCAACCTGAATGATTACTGGGACGAGGACATGGGTAGCAAGGTGAGCTGCACCATCTATTTTGAGGGATATTTGTTAGAGCAAATTCGCACTCCCTTGGTGTTAGTATTCAATGAAGTAAATCTGCTATTTGAATACCCTCATATTACCCAATAA
- a CDS encoding AAA-like domain-containing protein: MRFWHEEARRENVWQSVRLVLVHSTEVYVSLSINQSPFNVGLTIKLPQFTSQQVQDLAVYPIL; the protein is encoded by the coding sequence TTGCGATTTTGGCACGAAGAAGCTAGACGAGAAAACGTTTGGCAGTCAGTTCGTTTAGTTTTAGTTCACTCGACGGAAGTTTATGTTTCTTTAAGCATTAATCAATCGCCATTTAATGTGGGATTAACAATTAAATTACCGCAGTTTACATCCCAGCAAGTTCAAGATTTAGCGGTTTACCCAATTCTGTAG
- a CDS encoding diguanylate cyclase domain-containing protein, which translates to MSLGVACTIPSSNNDAETLLLEADKALYKSKKTGRDRVTLSSILNFTF; encoded by the coding sequence ATAAGTTTAGGAGTGGCTTGCACAATTCCTAGTTCTAATAATGATGCGGAGACGCTCTTATTAGAAGCGGACAAAGCTCTTTACAAATCTAAAAAAACAGGGCGCGATCGCGTAACTCTAAGTTCAATTTTGAATTTTACATTTTGA